The bacterium DNA segment GCTGGGCAGGAACGTGGTCCCGATGCCAGCGCTGGTCGTGATTGGCTTCTGGATCGTGCTGCAGTTTACAAGTGGCATCGGCTCCATTGCTGCCACCGCAGACAAGGGCGGGGTAGCGTACATGGCGCACATCGGAGGGTTCATCGCTGGGTTCGTGTTGACTTTCTTGTTCCGAGGAAATACGGGGGCGCAGGTAACAGGCTAGAGAAGCTATCACGACTGCGCCGCCTCTCCTGTTGCGGTGCGAGCTTGCGACGACCCTCCGATTCGGAGTTGCTCTGATCGAATCTTGACTTAAGAGAGGCCCGCTGATCTCATTCTCCGGCCTTTCGCGCACACGCATCTCGCTCACACTGTTGCGCACCCACTAATTCCTCTGTTTGATCACGTGTGAGCAATCTTGAACAGACGCCCCGTCCATGCCGTGTTGCCGTCACTCCAGAAGGGTCGCGTGATCCTTCGGGAGTTCAATATCTCGAGGAGAGGAGGAAAGACCATGAAAAAGACTGCGGTCATCGTCCTTAGCATTATGATGCTTTCGGCGGCGTTCGTGGGTGTCGCATCGGCTCAGCCGTCTCCGAATACGGCCACCCTCACCCCCTTCAGCGCAGAGATGAACTTCATGTCCCGGGCCGGCTACACCCGGTACCTGAACCACCTGCAGACCGGCCAGTGGACGCCCTTCACGCCCTAACCACTAGGGCGGATAGGTGCACCAGGGCACAGGCGAGGCTGCGCGGGCTCCGTCCGGCAGCCTCGCCGAGGCCAACGGAAGCTAGAGAGCGATCGTGAAGGAGGGAAACAGTGATGCGAGGACAGAGATTCAGCAGGAGCATTGTTTGGGTGGTCTGTCTCTTTCTGTTGGGTAGCTTGATGCTGCCGGATGTGTCTCAGGCCAGAACGGGGCAGGAGATCAACGCCAGCGTGAATGCGGCGCTCGACCGGTTCACGAAGCAGGTGAAGGGAGCCAGCGGGCTCCTCCAGACCGCCAAGGGCGTCCTCGTGTTTCCAGGGGTCATCAAGGCCGGTATCGGGGTCGGCGGAGAGTACGGCGAGGGTGCGCTGCGCATCGGCGGCAGGACCGTCGCGTTCTACAGCATCGCGGCGGCATCGATCGGGTTGCAGCTCGGGGCCCAGAAGAAGGACATCGTCGTGGTGTTCCTGCAGGATGCGCCTCTCAGGAAGTTCCGGGCCAGCGATGGCTGGAAGGTGGGCGTGGATGGTTCGGTTGTGCTGGTTGATGTGGGGGCCGGT contains these protein-coding regions:
- a CDS encoding YSC84-related protein; protein product: MRGQRFSRSIVWVVCLFLLGSLMLPDVSQARTGQEINASVNAALDRFTKQVKGASGLLQTAKGVLVFPGVIKAGIGVGGEYGEGALRIGGRTVAFYSIAAASIGLQLGAQKKDIVVVFLQDAPLRKFRASDGWKVGVDGSVVLVDVGAGTSLDTDKLNQPIVGFIVGQKGLMYNLTLEGSKISKLKK